One genomic region from Jilunia laotingensis encodes:
- the rpsI gene encoding 30S ribosomal protein S9 — MEVVNALGRRKRAIARIFVSEGTGKITINKRDLAEYFPSTILQYVVKQPLNKLGVAEKYDIKVNLCGGGFTGQSQALRLAIARALVKMNAEDKAALRAEGFMTRDPRSVERKKPGQPKARRRFQFSKR, encoded by the coding sequence ATGGAAGTAGTAAATGCATTAGGCAGACGTAAACGTGCTATTGCACGCATATTCGTAAGCGAAGGTACAGGAAAGATTACTATTAACAAGAGAGACCTTGCAGAGTACTTTCCATCAACTATACTTCAGTATGTAGTTAAACAGCCATTAAACAAATTGGGCGTTGCTGAAAAGTACGATATCAAAGTAAATTTGTGTGGTGGTGGTTTCACTGGCCAGTCTCAGGCTCTGCGTTTAGCTATCGCCCGTGCGCTGGTTAAAATGAATGCTGAAGATAAAGCTGCCCTGCGTGCAGAAGGCTTCATGACACGCGATCCGCGTTCTGTTGAACGTAAGAAACCGGGTCAGCCGAAAGCTCGTAGAAGATTCCAGTTCAGCAAGCGTTAA
- the rpsB gene encoding 30S ribosomal protein S2, which yields MSRTNFDTLLEAGCHFGHLKRKWNPAMAPYIFMERNGIHIIDLHKTVAKVDEAAEALKQIAKSGKKILFVATKKQAKQVVADKAASVNMPYVIERWPGGMLTNFPTIRKAVKKMATIDKLTNDGTYSNLSKREILQISRQRAKLEKTLGSIADLTRLPSALFVIDVMKENIAVREANRLGIPVFGIVDTNSDPTNIDFVIPANDDATKSVEVILDACCAAVQEGLEERKAEKIDMEAAGEASATKGKKKSAKARLDKSDEEAINAAKAAAFIKEDEEA from the coding sequence ATGTCAAGAACAAATTTTGATACATTATTGGAGGCCGGTTGCCACTTCGGACACCTTAAAAGAAAGTGGAATCCTGCAATGGCTCCTTATATTTTCATGGAACGCAATGGTATTCATATCATTGACCTCCACAAAACAGTTGCAAAAGTAGATGAAGCTGCCGAAGCTTTAAAACAAATTGCAAAATCTGGCAAGAAAATCCTTTTTGTTGCTACTAAAAAACAGGCAAAACAAGTTGTTGCTGATAAAGCTGCATCTGTAAACATGCCTTATGTAATCGAGCGTTGGCCGGGTGGTATGTTGACAAACTTCCCTACTATCCGTAAGGCTGTGAAAAAGATGGCTACTATCGATAAGTTAACTAACGATGGTACATATTCTAACCTCTCTAAGAGAGAAATTCTTCAGATTTCTCGTCAACGTGCTAAGTTGGAGAAGACTTTAGGCTCTATTGCTGATCTGACTCGCCTGCCTTCTGCTTTGTTCGTTATCGACGTAATGAAAGAAAACATCGCTGTTCGCGAAGCTAACCGTTTGGGAATTCCTGTATTCGGTATCGTTGATACTAATTCAGATCCCACGAATATTGACTTCGTAATTCCGGCTAATGATGATGCTACTAAGTCAGTAGAGGTTATCCTTGATGCTTGCTGCGCAGCAGTGCAGGAAGGTTTGGAAGAAAGAAAAGCCGAAAAAATCGATATGGAAGCAGCCGGTGAGGCATCTGCCACTAAAGGCAAGAAAAAATCTGCAAAAGCAAGACTCGATAAGTCTGATGAAGAGGCAATAAATGCTGCTAAGGCTGCTGCGTTCATCAAGGAAGACGAAGAGGCTTAA
- the tsf gene encoding translation elongation factor Ts: protein MAVTMADITKLRKMTGAGMMDCKNALTEANGDFDGAMKIIREKGQAVAAKRSDREASEGCVLVKVADGFGAIIALKCETDFVAKNEDFIKLTQAILDAAVANKCKTLEEVKALSMGDATIEQAVTDRSGITGEKMELDGYMTLEGASIATYNHQGKNFLCTMVALNKEVDPKVGHEVAMQIAAMNPIAVNEAGVPADVLEKEKEIAADKARQEGKPENMIEKIAMGRIGKFYKEVCLLNQEYIQDAKKTVADYLKSVDKDLTVTAFKRFTLRAE, encoded by the coding sequence ATGGCTGTAACAATGGCTGATATAACCAAGCTTCGCAAAATGACAGGAGCTGGTATGATGGATTGCAAAAATGCGTTGACTGAAGCAAACGGTGATTTCGACGGTGCAATGAAGATTATTCGTGAAAAGGGACAGGCAGTTGCTGCAAAACGTTCTGATCGTGAAGCTTCTGAGGGATGTGTTCTTGTAAAAGTTGCTGATGGTTTTGGTGCTATCATTGCTTTAAAGTGTGAGACGGATTTTGTTGCAAAGAATGAAGATTTCATCAAACTGACCCAGGCTATTTTGGATGCTGCTGTGGCTAACAAATGCAAAACTTTGGAGGAAGTGAAAGCTCTTTCAATGGGAGATGCTACTATTGAGCAAGCCGTAACTGACAGAAGCGGTATCACTGGTGAGAAAATGGAATTGGATGGCTACATGACTTTGGAAGGTGCTTCTATTGCCACTTATAATCATCAAGGAAAGAACTTCCTGTGTACAATGGTTGCTTTGAATAAGGAAGTTGATCCGAAAGTAGGCCACGAAGTTGCAATGCAGATTGCTGCTATGAATCCAATTGCTGTAAACGAAGCAGGTGTGCCGGCTGACGTATTGGAAAAGGAAAAAGAAATTGCTGCTGACAAGGCTCGTCAAGAAGGTAAACCTGAGAACATGATTGAAAAAATCGCTATGGGTCGTATCGGTAAGTTCTACAAAGAAGTATGTCTGCTGAATCAGGAATATATTCAGGATGCTAAGAAGACAGTTGCTGATTACTTGAAATCAGTGGATAAAGATTTGACTGTAACAGCTTTCAAACGTTTTACTTTAAGAGCTGAATAA
- a CDS encoding translation initiation factor → MKNNDWKERLNVVYSTNPNFNYEMEDDEEQVTLEPALQNLRVQLDRKNRGGKVVTLITGFVGTDNDLKELGKLLKSKCGVGGSAKDGEIIVQGDFKQKVLDLLKKEGYTKSKPVG, encoded by the coding sequence ATGAAAAATAATGACTGGAAGGAACGTCTGAATGTGGTTTATTCCACCAATCCGAACTTTAATTACGAAATGGAAGATGACGAGGAGCAAGTCACATTAGAACCTGCACTACAAAACCTGCGAGTACAGTTGGATCGCAAAAATCGGGGTGGAAAAGTCGTAACACTTATTACCGGCTTTGTAGGCACAGATAATGACTTGAAAGAATTGGGTAAATTGCTGAAATCAAAGTGCGGAGTCGGAGGTTCAGCCAAAGATGGAGAAATCATTGTACAAGGTGATTTCAAACAAAAGGTATTGGATTTACTAAAAAAGGAAGGATATACAAAATCCAAACCTGTAGGTTGA
- a CDS encoding DUF5686 and carboxypeptidase regulatory-like domain-containing protein, with protein sequence MKRYFWLIALCLWTVVSFAQTFKGKVTGENGIPIPYAALYLKELKWGFTTDDNGCFQTTLKEGNYTCEVSSLGYMGQTLLIKVPAKGLEKNVVLVERIYSLDEVNVKKGAEDPAYAVMRKAIANAPYYRKQVQGFEANTYLKGSGKMTSIPAVLKLSKEVRTESKKYMGKLFLLEEERDVTFRAPDTWEGHVKAYNNTFPEEISVQIGLTTINLYEPTIFGKVSPLSAGAFTYYRFQLEGCYAEGGYLVNKIKVIPRNDNPRLVAGDLYIIEDLWCVSAADLYIRMSGLKATVKIICKEVQPSAFLITSTSMETAINMMGFKAEASYLASIHYTHVNIAKQIVGQEKEEDVPLPTIAVQSKKQQKIQQQIDLLSSKKDITIREAYKLSKLIEKASELADTLRPVHKYERASEVGNRTLTTDSLADKKDSLYWAAIRSVPLKPEELQSYLNKEKIVASRDSLRHDSIREQSIGGKIFQAIFVGDTYRTKNKKIWLSLDGLPSYIPEYNFVDGFWLGIKLETGVKLSDATQLRITPSLYYTTARKAIVGQGIITLDYAPRHRGKLSLSGGVLSADYNGESGEARLVNALATSLFGRNDMKLYDKRFLSVDHAIELVNGLLFSASLTWQQRKMLDNHISKSWFKREAEPNIPPVSSFKPMPENELLKASFGLEYTPAHYYRMIQGQKIYETSKFPTFSVQYDRGFPVNDAKLSSIYNFAQFTVRQNIEFGMFNSLYWYVNTGMFWDKKNMQFPDFKHFATSSFPLTGRSFNTGFSLLGNYAYSTNTRWMQANVSWYTPYLLLKYLPFLKKKNFDEALHFRSLVVYEYRPYSELGYSIGFSDIARVGVFAGFDSFKFRSAGVSVSIPLSLFSGD encoded by the coding sequence ATGAAACGATACTTCTGGCTGATTGCACTATGTCTTTGGACTGTGGTCTCCTTTGCGCAAACTTTTAAAGGGAAGGTGACGGGTGAAAATGGAATTCCGATACCCTATGCAGCTCTCTATCTGAAGGAATTGAAATGGGGATTTACGACAGATGATAACGGATGTTTCCAAACGACTCTGAAAGAAGGGAATTATACGTGTGAAGTTTCTTCATTGGGGTATATGGGACAAACTTTACTAATAAAGGTTCCGGCAAAGGGATTGGAAAAGAACGTGGTGCTTGTCGAACGGATTTACTCCCTTGATGAAGTGAATGTAAAAAAAGGGGCAGAGGATCCTGCTTATGCTGTGATGCGGAAAGCAATAGCAAATGCACCATATTATCGAAAGCAAGTGCAGGGGTTTGAGGCAAATACATATCTGAAAGGTTCTGGTAAAATGACGAGTATTCCAGCGGTGCTAAAGCTGTCAAAAGAAGTCAGGACAGAATCGAAAAAATATATGGGAAAGTTGTTTTTGTTGGAAGAAGAACGTGATGTGACTTTTAGGGCTCCCGATACCTGGGAAGGGCATGTTAAGGCTTATAACAATACATTCCCGGAAGAGATAAGCGTACAAATAGGACTTACTACCATTAATCTTTATGAACCTACTATCTTTGGCAAGGTATCTCCGCTAAGTGCTGGGGCGTTTACTTATTATCGTTTTCAGCTTGAGGGGTGTTATGCGGAAGGTGGTTATCTGGTTAATAAGATAAAGGTCATTCCTCGAAATGATAATCCGCGTTTGGTGGCAGGTGATTTGTATATTATTGAGGATCTGTGGTGCGTATCAGCGGCCGATCTGTACATTCGGATGAGTGGATTGAAGGCTACGGTCAAGATTATTTGTAAAGAAGTACAGCCTTCCGCTTTTTTGATTACTTCTACCAGTATGGAGACTGCCATTAATATGATGGGGTTTAAGGCTGAAGCCTCTTATCTGGCTTCCATTCATTACACTCATGTTAATATTGCCAAGCAAATTGTAGGACAGGAGAAAGAAGAAGACGTTCCATTGCCTACGATCGCTGTGCAGTCGAAAAAACAGCAGAAGATTCAGCAGCAAATTGATCTCTTGTCCTCTAAAAAAGATATTACGATACGGGAGGCTTATAAACTTTCAAAATTGATAGAGAAAGCTTCGGAGCTTGCAGATACTTTAAGGCCTGTGCATAAATACGAACGCGCCTCGGAGGTAGGTAATCGGACATTAACTACTGATTCACTGGCCGATAAAAAAGACTCTCTTTATTGGGCGGCAATCCGTAGTGTCCCATTGAAGCCGGAAGAGTTACAAAGCTATTTGAATAAAGAAAAAATAGTGGCAAGTAGGGATTCGCTTCGGCACGATAGTATACGGGAACAATCGATTGGTGGTAAAATATTTCAAGCGATATTTGTAGGAGACACATATCGTACAAAAAACAAAAAAATATGGTTGAGTCTTGATGGGCTACCTTCATATATACCCGAATACAATTTTGTTGACGGATTTTGGCTGGGGATAAAATTGGAAACGGGTGTGAAATTGTCTGATGCAACTCAGCTTCGTATAACGCCTTCTCTATATTATACTACTGCTCGAAAAGCTATAGTAGGCCAAGGAATCATAACACTTGACTATGCTCCGCGTCATCGGGGAAAGTTGAGTCTTTCCGGAGGAGTGTTGTCTGCTGATTATAATGGAGAAAGTGGTGAGGCGCGTTTGGTGAATGCTTTGGCTACATCATTGTTTGGACGTAATGATATGAAATTATATGATAAACGCTTCCTCTCGGTCGATCATGCTATCGAATTAGTGAATGGATTGCTGTTTTCTGCTTCATTGACTTGGCAGCAGCGTAAGATGCTTGATAATCATATTTCGAAGAGTTGGTTCAAGCGAGAGGCCGAACCGAATATTCCACCTGTTAGTTCTTTTAAGCCTATGCCCGAGAATGAACTGTTGAAAGCCTCTTTTGGTTTAGAGTATACTCCTGCACATTATTATCGGATGATACAAGGGCAGAAAATATACGAGACTTCGAAGTTCCCTACATTTTCTGTTCAATACGATCGCGGTTTTCCTGTCAATGACGCAAAGCTTTCATCAATTTATAATTTTGCACAGTTTACTGTTCGGCAGAATATAGAGTTCGGTATGTTCAACAGTCTGTATTGGTATGTGAATACAGGGATGTTTTGGGATAAAAAGAATATGCAGTTTCCTGATTTTAAACATTTTGCTACGAGTAGTTTCCCCTTGACGGGACGTAGCTTCAATACAGGTTTTTCGCTATTAGGAAATTATGCTTATTCAACGAATACACGTTGGATGCAAGCGAATGTATCATGGTATACACCTTATTTATTATTGAAGTATCTTCCTTTCTTGAAAAAGAAAAACTTTGATGAAGCTTTGCATTTTCGTTCACTCGTGGTCTATGAATATAGGCCCTATTCCGAATTGGGGTATTCAATAGGCTTTTCTGATATAGCCCGCGTTGGTGTCTTTGCTGGATTTGATTCTTTTAAATTCCGTTCAGCCGGTGTTTCCGTGAGTATCCCTTTGTCACTGTTTTCGGGAGATTAG
- a CDS encoding redox-sensing transcriptional repressor Rex, with translation MTMDHQIQPKDSMRVPEPTLRRLPWYLSNVKLLKQKGERYVSSTQISRETNIDASQIAKDLSYVDISGRTRVGYEVDTLITVLEQFLGFTDIHKAFLFGVGSLGGALLQDSGLKHFGLEIVAAFDVNPALVGTSLNGIPIFHSDDFVQKMHEYDVHIGVLTVPIEIAQCITDTMISGGIKAVWNFTPFRIRVPENIVVQNTSLYAHLAVMFNRLNFNEFK, from the coding sequence GTGACAATGGATCATCAGATACAGCCAAAAGACAGCATGAGAGTACCGGAGCCTACTTTACGTAGGTTGCCCTGGTATTTATCGAATGTCAAATTGCTGAAACAGAAGGGAGAACGTTATGTCTCTTCTACACAGATATCCAGAGAAACCAACATAGACGCTTCGCAGATTGCGAAAGACCTTTCGTACGTCGATATTTCTGGTCGTACCCGCGTGGGGTATGAGGTAGATACGTTGATTACAGTACTAGAACAGTTCCTTGGTTTTACGGATATTCACAAAGCATTCCTGTTTGGAGTCGGTAGTCTTGGGGGGGCTTTGCTGCAGGATTCTGGTCTGAAACATTTTGGTTTAGAGATTGTCGCTGCATTTGACGTGAATCCTGCTCTTGTGGGCACTAGCTTGAATGGTATTCCCATTTTCCATTCGGACGATTTTGTGCAGAAGATGCACGAATACGATGTGCATATCGGTGTATTGACCGTGCCGATCGAGATTGCACAATGCATTACTGATACGATGATATCCGGAGGAATTAAAGCTGTCTGGAATTTTACTCCTTTTCGGATTCGTGTGCCCGAGAATATCGTTGTTCAGAATACTTCTCTTTATGCCCATCTGGCTGTTATGTTTAATCGATTGAACTTTAACGAATTTAAATAA
- a CDS encoding fumarylacetoacetate hydrolase family protein has protein sequence MKIIAVGMNYDRHNKELGHTLINKEPVIFMKPDSAILKDGKPFFIPDFSDEVHYETELVVRINRLGKNIATRFAHRYYDAVTVGIDFTARDLQHRFREAGNPWELCKGFDSSAAIGTFVPVERYADIQQLHFNLTIDGQDVQSGCTSEMLFSVDDIIAYVSRFVTLKIGDLLFTGTPAGVGPVSMGQHLQGYLEGEKLLDFYIR, from the coding sequence ATGAAGATTATAGCTGTAGGTATGAACTATGACCGGCACAATAAAGAGTTGGGCCATACGTTAATAAATAAAGAGCCGGTTATCTTCATGAAACCCGATTCGGCGATATTGAAAGACGGCAAACCGTTTTTTATTCCCGATTTTTCGGATGAAGTACATTATGAAACCGAGCTGGTGGTACGCATCAACCGTTTAGGAAAGAATATAGCAACGCGCTTTGCTCACCGCTATTACGATGCCGTGACTGTGGGGATCGACTTTACAGCTAGAGATTTGCAGCACCGTTTTCGTGAAGCAGGTAATCCTTGGGAGTTATGTAAAGGTTTTGATAGTTCAGCGGCCATCGGAACCTTTGTCCCCGTAGAACGTTATGCCGATATACAGCAGTTGCATTTTAATCTGACCATCGATGGTCAGGACGTGCAATCAGGATGTACATCGGAAATGTTATTTAGTGTGGATGATATTATAGCCTATGTAAGCCGATTTGTAACGCTGAAAATAGGTGATTTATTGTTTACGGGAACTCCTGCAGGGGTAGGTCCCGTTAGTATGGGGCAACATTTGCAGGGATACCTTGAAGGAGAGAAATTGCTCGACTTTTATATTCGTTGA